One Brassica napus cultivar Da-Ae chromosome C4, Da-Ae, whole genome shotgun sequence genomic region harbors:
- the OFUT20 gene encoding O-fucosyltransferase 20 — MALPKNGGNSSSTKKKVSYISVPSQIINSLSSSSLQSLLVSPKKSSRCTNRFSYRNPRIWFLTLFLVSLFGMLKLGLNVDPISLPFSRYPCSTGSFDEHHAVSHLAFASKNDTQSSSSSEHRKNETLPTEGDFWKQPDGLGFKPCLGFSRQYRKDSNSILKNRWKYLLVVVAGGMNQQRNQIVDAVIMARILGASLVVPVLQVNVIWGDESEFADIFDLEHFKNVLADDVHIVSSLPSTHVMTRPVEEKRTPLHASPQWIRAHYLKRINRERVLLLRGLDSRLSNDLPSDLQKLRCKVAFQALRFSPRILELGNKLASRMLSEGQYLSLHLRMEKDVWVRTGCLPGLTPEYDEIVNSERQRHPELLTGRSNMTYNERKLAGLCPLTALEVTRLLKALEAPKDARIYWAGGEPLGGKEALEPLTKEFPHLYNKHDLALPGELEPFAKKASVMAAIDYIVCEKSDVFIPSHGGNMGHALQGQRAYAGHKKYITPNKRHMLPYFMNASLPESEFNRIVKDFHRESLGQPELRTGRGGKDVTKHPVSECMCSDRRQQQQ; from the exons ATGGCGTTACCCAAGAACGGTggtaacagcagcagcaccaagaagAAAGTTTCCTACATCTCAGTCCCTTCTCAGATCATAAACTCTCTATCTTCCTCCTCTCTACAATCCCTCCTCGTCTCCCCCAAGAAGTCATCGAGATGCACCAACAGGTTCAGCTACCGAAACCCAAGAATCTGGTTCTTGACTCTCTTCCTCGTCTCACTCTTCGGCATGCTGAAACTCGGACTCAACGTTGACCCGATCTCCCTCCCTTTCTCACGTTACCCTTGCTCCACGGGTAGCTTCGACGAACACCACGCCGTTTCCCATCTCGCTTTCGCCTCAAAAAACGACACGCAGTCCAGTTCGTCTTCTGAGCATCGAAAGAACGAGACTTTGCCCACGGAAGGCGACTTCTGGAAGCAACCTGATGGGCTAGGGTTTAAGCCGTGTCTTGGATTCAGCAGACAGTATAGAAAAGACAGCAACTCGATTCTCAAGAACAGGTGGAAGTATCTTCTCGTTGTTGTCGCCGGTGGGATGAAtcagcagaggaaccagatcgTTGATGCAGTGATCATGGCTAGGATCCTTGGTGCGTCTCTCGTTGTCCCTGTTCTGCAAGTCAACGTCATCTGGGGAGACGAAAG TGAGTTTGCGGATATATTCGATTTGGAGCATTTCAAGAACGTTTTAGCCGATGATGTTCATATAGTTTCGTCTTTACCTTCAACACATGTAATGACGAGACCTGTGGAAGAGAAAAGGACTCCACTTCACGCTTCTCCTCAATGGATTCGTGCTCATTACCTCAAGCGA ATTAACAGAGAAAGAGTGTTACTTCTCCGTGGCCTCGATTCAAGGCTCTCCAACGACCTTCCTTCTGATCTCCAGAAACTCCGATGCAAGGTAGCTTTCCAAGCGCTGAGATTCTCACCGAGGATACTCGAACTCGGCAACAAGCTAGCTTCGAGAATGCTTAGCGAAGGACAGTACCTCTCACTCCATCTACGTATGGAGAAAGACGTTTGGGTCAGAACCGGTTGTCTCCCCGGTTTAACCCCCGAGTACGACGAGATAGTCAACAGCGAGAGACAACGCCACCCGGAGCTTCTCACGGGCCGTTCAAACATGACTTACAACGAGAGAAAACTCGCTGGGCTTTGTCCTTTAACCGCTCTAGAAGTCACGAGGCTGCTTAAGGCCTTAGAGGCACCAAAGGACGCGAGAATCTACTGGGCGGGAGGAGAGCCTCTAGGTGGGAAAGAGGCTTTGGAGCCGTTGACCAAAGAGTTCCCTCACCTCTACAACAAACACGATCTCGCGTTACCCGGCGAGCTCGAACCCTTCGCCAAGAAAGCCTCGGTCATGGCTGCGATAGACTACATCGTCTGCGAGAAGAGCGATGTCTTCATACCGTCTCACGGCGGGAACATGGGACACGCGTTGCAAGGGCAGAGAGCTTACGCTGGTCACAAGAAGTACATCACTCCTAACAAGAGACATATGCTTCCTTACTTCATGAATGCCTCTCTGCCTGAATCGGAGTTTAATAGGATTGTGAAGGATTTTCATCGAGAGTCTTTGGGGCAGCCGGAGTTGAGAACGGGTAGAGGTGGTAAGGATGTTACTAAGCATCCTGTTTCAGAGTGTATGTGTTCAGATAgacgacaacaacaacaataa